A stretch of the Synechocystis sp. PCC 7338 genome encodes the following:
- a CDS encoding CPBP family intramembrane glutamic endopeptidase, giving the protein MISKTILFIILWLIGMIGVISTIWIALPIPAEELPLPIIVVKLINLILPTFLLLIAVLIGVNLAYKVGLSAPFFEALASSAQQPILAIQPQVVPGLVGGVFGGVAISTLSFLWRSSLPNDFVAQAKALSNNTPLLTRILYGGITEEILMRWGLMSLLVWAAWRVLQKGQGNPHTVYVVLAIGVSAIAFGLGHLPLAFTLSSQATTSLVTYIIVGNAFFGLIAGYLYWQKGLEAAIIAHVTVHLVVAAIDHLKSFR; this is encoded by the coding sequence ATGATTTCCAAGACAATTCTATTCATTATTTTGTGGTTAATTGGCATGATAGGAGTGATTTCTACCATCTGGATTGCACTGCCAATCCCTGCCGAAGAACTTCCTCTACCTATCATCGTCGTCAAGCTTATTAACCTAATTTTGCCCACTTTCCTATTATTGATCGCAGTCTTAATAGGAGTCAATTTGGCATATAAAGTTGGATTATCAGCACCTTTTTTTGAAGCACTCGCAAGTAGCGCTCAGCAGCCAATTTTAGCGATTCAGCCTCAGGTGGTTCCTGGTTTGGTGGGCGGAGTATTCGGCGGTGTCGCGATTTCAACGTTATCTTTCCTTTGGCGCTCCTCACTCCCCAATGATTTTGTTGCCCAAGCAAAAGCACTATCTAATAACACACCTTTACTCACTCGTATTCTCTACGGAGGAATTACCGAGGAAATCTTAATGCGGTGGGGATTGATGTCGCTGCTTGTATGGGCAGCATGGCGGGTGTTGCAAAAAGGGCAAGGAAATCCTCATACTGTCTATGTTGTTCTTGCCATTGGTGTTTCAGCGATCGCATTTGGATTAGGGCATTTACCGTTAGCATTCACACTCAGTTCTCAAGCAACAACTTCGTTGGTTACGTATATCATTGTGGGGAATGCGTTTTTTGGTTTGATTGCGGGTTATCTATACTGGCAGAAGGGACTTGAGGCCGCGATCATTGCTCATGTTACTGTCCATCTAGTGGTGGCGGCGATTGATCATTTGAAGAGTTTCAGGTAG
- a CDS encoding DUF4269 domain-containing protein, with the protein MRIPYEKTIENLDLLANLSSFEPIVIGTPPLGIDVSNSDIDIACYCDDLDQFVGFTTRQFESQDGFQIRHGIFQNHESIIVQFNAFEWDVEIFCQPIPTNKQWGVRHFRIEQRLLALSPNLKSTVTELKRSGLKTELAFAKALGLSGEPYGAILGLEQTDDRELLALTATQ; encoded by the coding sequence ATGCGAATCCCTTACGAAAAAACAATTGAGAATCTCGACCTGCTGGCCAACCTGTCTTCATTCGAACCAATCGTGATCGGAACGCCGCCGCTTGGAATTGATGTGTCCAACAGCGATATCGACATTGCTTGTTATTGTGACGATCTTGACCAATTCGTAGGATTCACAACGCGCCAGTTTGAATCTCAAGATGGTTTTCAAATTCGACACGGAATTTTTCAAAACCATGAATCCATCATTGTTCAGTTCAATGCGTTTGAATGGGACGTTGAGATTTTCTGCCAACCAATTCCGACAAACAAACAGTGGGGCGTACGGCATTTTCGGATTGAACAGCGGTTGCTCGCTTTGTCTCCTAACCTAAAATCAACCGTGACGGAATTGAAACGTTCTGGCTTGAAAACTGAACTTGCGTTCGCCAAAGCTCTTGGATTATCCGGTGAGCCTTACGGGGCAATCCTTGGGCTTGAACAAACCGACGACCGTGAATTGTTGGCATTAACTGCGACACAATGA
- a CDS encoding DNA-3-methyladenine glycosylase: MQQLLMVKTLYDLDLNQGIEYLQSQDTRLGTLIAGLEVCSLTHHPPRTTFLEAIAWGIIGQQINTNTAQMLFQKFLDYAEPKGWTAKTLANVEPESLRALGISRYKARYLKTWAIALQNDFPPLSELETWDDLSIIERLTAIKGIGPWTAQLFLLFRLRRQDILPSQDLGIRIAIQKLYQLPDCPSPKQVFEYGKNWQPYRSLASWYLWRSLSATVSQIHL; the protein is encoded by the coding sequence GTGCAACAACTATTGATGGTAAAAACCCTATACGATCTTGATCTCAATCAAGGAATTGAATATTTACAATCTCAAGATACCAGACTCGGGACATTAATTGCTGGGCTAGAAGTTTGTTCATTGACCCATCATCCACCTCGAACCACATTCTTGGAGGCGATCGCCTGGGGGATTATTGGTCAGCAAATCAATACGAATACAGCTCAAATGTTATTCCAAAAATTTTTAGATTATGCCGAACCTAAGGGATGGACAGCAAAAACCTTAGCCAATGTTGAGCCTGAATCTTTAAGAGCACTGGGCATCTCTCGCTATAAAGCCCGCTACTTAAAAACCTGGGCGATCGCCTTGCAAAATGATTTTCCCCCTTTATCTGAATTGGAAACCTGGGATGATCTGAGCATTATTGAACGCTTAACTGCCATTAAAGGAATTGGCCCTTGGACAGCGCAGCTTTTTCTCTTGTTTCGTCTACGTCGCCAGGATATTTTACCGAGTCAAGATTTGGGAATCCGCATTGCAATTCAAAAATTATATCAATTGCCCGATTGCCCTAGTCCTAAACAAGTGTTTGAATACGGCAAAAATTGGCAGCCCTATCGCAGTCTGGCTAGTTGGTATTTGTGGCGGAGTTTGTCGGCAACAGTTAGCCAGATCCATTTGTAA
- a CDS encoding ABC transporter ATP-binding protein has translation MIPSPAAPPSDNDWRLLLRLLPYVKRYPRELAAALILLIPVAFSGAVQPLIIGQAVSLLREERAWGFLDAMPLDRALHTLVIILAVTIVIRLLFLGLQGFIVQKMGQEITADVRQDLFEHVTSLSVNFFHRTPVGRLVTRITSDVEALGEVFASGAIGVVSDIVSILAIIVTIFLVQWQLALLLVGMLVPVTVLIIYFQQQYRKANYQAREELSRLNSQLQENVAGINVVQLFRREELNSRSFRRVNEKYRRAVDKTIFHDSAVSATLEWISLVAIAGVLGLGGWLILRNNMEFGVLAAFILYGQRLFNPLRQFADKFTMFQSGFTAIERIGELMEEPVEIKDQAVITPIEINSALRGSHGEICFENVWFGYKPDEYVLKNLNFIIKPGEKVALVGPTGAGKSSIIRLLCRLHDPSQGRILVDGIDIRELSQQQLRRFIGVILQDSFLFAGDVKRNITLGEEYSLAEVQRAAQLTSVDRLIEELPQGYHTQLRERGSNLSGGQKQLLAFARVAIREPYVLVMDEATASLDVRTEAAIQEALLHLLQDRTSIIIAHRLSTIRNVDRIFVLKHGEIVETGNHDQLLALKGLYASLYQLQMLGG, from the coding sequence ATGATCCCTTCCCCTGCTGCTCCCCCGTCTGATAATGATTGGCGCTTGTTATTGCGTCTGCTGCCCTATGTCAAACGGTATCCCCGGGAACTGGCGGCGGCATTGATTTTGCTTATCCCCGTGGCTTTTTCTGGGGCGGTGCAACCCCTCATTATTGGGCAAGCAGTTTCCCTGTTGCGGGAGGAGCGGGCCTGGGGCTTTTTGGATGCTATGCCGTTAGATCGGGCTTTGCACACCCTAGTGATTATCCTGGCAGTCACCATTGTCATTAGATTGCTTTTTTTGGGGCTACAGGGCTTCATTGTGCAAAAAATGGGGCAGGAGATCACCGCCGATGTACGCCAGGATTTGTTTGAGCATGTTACGTCTTTATCGGTAAATTTTTTCCATCGTACTCCTGTCGGTCGTTTAGTTACCCGCATCACCAGTGACGTGGAGGCGCTGGGCGAAGTGTTTGCCAGCGGGGCGATCGGTGTGGTTAGTGACATCGTTTCCATTCTGGCCATTATCGTGACTATTTTTTTGGTGCAATGGCAGTTGGCCCTGCTATTGGTGGGAATGTTGGTGCCAGTGACCGTATTAATTATTTATTTCCAGCAACAATATCGCAAAGCTAACTACCAAGCTAGGGAGGAATTGTCTCGCCTTAATTCCCAGTTACAAGAAAATGTAGCTGGTATTAATGTGGTGCAATTATTCCGTCGGGAGGAGTTGAACAGTCGATCTTTTCGTCGGGTGAATGAAAAATATCGTCGGGCAGTGGATAAGACCATCTTTCACGATTCCGCTGTTTCGGCTACGTTGGAATGGATCAGTTTGGTGGCGATCGCCGGGGTGCTGGGTCTGGGGGGCTGGCTGATTTTACGCAATAACATGGAATTTGGAGTGCTGGCGGCGTTTATTCTCTACGGACAACGGCTATTCAATCCCCTGCGGCAGTTTGCGGATAAATTCACCATGTTCCAATCCGGCTTTACGGCGATCGAGCGCATTGGGGAATTAATGGAAGAACCGGTGGAAATCAAAGACCAGGCGGTAATTACCCCGATTGAAATTAACAGCGCTCTGCGGGGCAGCCACGGGGAAATTTGCTTTGAAAATGTGTGGTTTGGCTATAAACCGGACGAATATGTGCTCAAAAATTTGAATTTCATCATCAAACCCGGGGAAAAAGTCGCCCTAGTGGGGCCCACGGGGGCAGGCAAGAGTTCTATTATTCGCCTCCTTTGTCGCCTCCATGATCCTTCCCAGGGTCGAATTTTGGTGGATGGCATTGACATTCGCGAACTGTCCCAACAACAACTACGCCGTTTCATTGGCGTCATTCTCCAAGACAGTTTCCTGTTTGCCGGGGACGTGAAACGCAATATCACCCTGGGAGAAGAATACAGTTTGGCGGAAGTGCAACGGGCGGCCCAGTTAACCAGTGTCGATCGCCTGATTGAAGAATTGCCCCAGGGTTACCACACCCAACTGCGGGAAAGGGGCAGTAACCTATCCGGTGGTCAAAAACAATTGCTGGCCTTTGCTCGAGTGGCCATCCGGGAGCCCTACGTGCTGGTGATGGACGAAGCCACCGCCAGTTTAGACGTCCGCACCGAGGCGGCCATTCAAGAGGCCTTGCTACATTTGCTCCAGGATCGCACCTCCATCATCATTGCCCACCGTTTATCCACTATCCGCAATGTGGATCGCATTTTTGTGCTGAAACACGGGGAAATCGTCGAAACTGGCAACCATGACCAATTGCTGGCCCTGAAGGGACTTTACGCCAGTCTGTACCAGTTACAAATGCTGGGGGGCTAA